A part of Deltaproteobacteria bacterium genomic DNA contains:
- the nadD gene encoding nicotinate (nicotinamide) nucleotide adenylyltransferase, protein MTRVATNGPKGPQVKIALFGGSFNPPHLAHRQVVEYLKDLPDFDAVWIVPTFDHPFQKELASYPHRRRMCELDFAGLGPKVKISDIEKELKARPSYMINTLRALKKKNPDCQFAVVVGSDCREEMAEWKDPEALKREAAFLFVPRPGFENSPFMDISSSRIRELIKAGKPVTKYLAPEVVEYIEKNGLYKTWVCI, encoded by the coding sequence ATGACGCGAGTAGCAACAAACGGGCCGAAAGGGCCCCAAGTCAAAATCGCCCTCTTTGGCGGCTCGTTTAACCCCCCCCATCTGGCTCACCGTCAGGTGGTAGAATATCTCAAGGACCTCCCTGATTTTGATGCGGTCTGGATCGTACCGACCTTTGACCATCCGTTTCAAAAAGAGCTGGCCTCTTACCCCCATCGCAGACGGATGTGCGAACTTGACTTTGCCGGCTTGGGGCCAAAGGTGAAAATTTCGGATATTGAAAAAGAACTGAAGGCAAGGCCATCCTACATGATCAACACCCTTCGCGCCCTTAAGAAGAAAAATCCCGATTGTCAATTCGCCGTTGTGGTCGGAAGCGACTGCCGGGAAGAGATGGCAGAATGGAAAGATCCGGAGGCGCTAAAACGCGAGGCGGCGTTCCTTTTTGTTCCGCGACCGGGATTTGAAAATTCCCCTTTCATGGACATATCCAGCAGTCGGATTCGTGAATTGATTAAGGCGGGAAAACCGGTTACAAAATACCTGGCGCCGGAGGTGGTGGAGTATATTGAGAAGAACGGGTTATACAAAACATGGGTATGCATTTGA
- a CDS encoding kinase/pyrophosphorylase, with protein sequence MKKAFHIYTVSDATGELANNLAVSAIGQFPQVKVKIVRRPRITTERDIRRVTAEAKKVRGVILFTMVSHDVRRRVLSEAKKEGVVAMDIMGPVLDMLSHYFHTLPSDEPGLQYKVTRDYYKRTEAVDFAVRHDDGLGLESLHEADIVILGISRTSKTPLSIYLAFQGYRCANIPIVKGIPLPSRVFDIDPGKRVGLIISPDKLAGMRSTRLKKMGRPETEHYAQMEHISEELNYAREIFRALGEIPVIDVTGKAIEETAAEILHELKL encoded by the coding sequence ATGAAAAAGGCCTTCCACATCTACACCGTCTCCGACGCCACCGGCGAGCTGGCCAATAATCTGGCCGTCTCGGCCATCGGCCAGTTTCCGCAGGTTAAAGTGAAAATCGTCCGGCGTCCCCGCATTACGACGGAGAGGGACATCCGCCGCGTGACGGCCGAGGCCAAAAAGGTCCGCGGGGTCATTTTGTTCACGATGGTTTCGCATGATGTCCGCCGCCGGGTCCTCTCCGAGGCAAAAAAAGAGGGGGTGGTGGCGATGGACATCATGGGCCCGGTGCTCGACATGCTCTCCCATTATTTTCACACGCTCCCCTCCGACGAACCGGGGCTCCAGTACAAGGTGACCCGCGATTATTACAAGAGAACCGAGGCGGTCGATTTTGCCGTCCGCCACGACGACGGCCTCGGTTTGGAAAGCCTGCACGAGGCGGATATCGTCATTCTCGGCATCTCCCGCACCTCCAAGACGCCGCTCTCCATTTATCTCGCCTTTCAGGGCTACCGGTGCGCCAACATCCCCATTGTGAAGGGGATCCCTCTGCCCAGTCGGGTCTTCGATATCGATCCCGGAAAACGGGTGGGGCTGATCATTTCGCCCGACAAGCTGGCGGGGATGCGTTCCACCCGCCTCAAAAAAATGGGACGGCCGGAGACGGAACACTACGCCCAGATGGAACATATTTCCGAGGAGTTGAACTATGCCCGCGAAATTTTTCGCGCGCTGGGTGAAATTCCGGTCATCGATGTCACGGGCAAGGCCATCGAGGAGACAGCGGCGGAGATACTGCACGAATTGAAATTGTGA
- the grxC gene encoding glutaredoxin 3 has translation MPKITIYTTTYCPYCRAAKALFKNKKVKFGEINVEGDEEKRKWLRETTGQKTVPQIFIDDKPIGGYQELVGLEQKGELDKIL, from the coding sequence ATGCCCAAAATCACCATCTACACCACCACCTATTGCCCCTACTGCAGGGCCGCGAAGGCTTTGTTCAAAAACAAGAAGGTAAAATTCGGGGAGATCAACGTGGAAGGGGACGAAGAAAAGAGAAAATGGTTGCGGGAGACAACGGGACAAAAAACGGTGCCACAGATTTTTATTGATGACAAACCGATTGGAGGATATCAGGAATTGGTGGGGTTGGAGCAGAAGGGGGAGTTGGATAAAATCCTGTAG
- a CDS encoding DNA recombination protein RmuC has product MSIGLTIALTAIGASLLACVLYFLFHTFQQRVDALQNQLRISLDGNTQILQQQVALLTKQLDERLNQTAQISQEANKQIGQRLDNAAKVFGDLQNKLGKLDEANQKIYNVGKDISSLQEILKRPKARGSLGEFFLADLLAEMLPRDRFDLQYRFKSNEQVDAVVRIGDRLLPIDSKFPLENFSRLVLAPTDEERIALKKQFIADVKKHVDAIARKYILPEEGTFDFAFMYIPAENVFYEVIIRDDDLGEAQSLQEYSQKKRVIAVSPNSFYAYLGALMYALRGERMQKNVHEIIAQIRHLAVDIIKFREDFDKIGHHLTNVRGSYEASEKRLNRYQERLEKVHETETLLEEQRPVKLVQS; this is encoded by the coding sequence ATGTCCATTGGCCTCACTATTGCCTTAACGGCCATCGGCGCCTCTCTCTTGGCATGCGTACTCTATTTTCTCTTTCACACCTTTCAACAAAGAGTCGACGCCCTCCAAAATCAGCTCCGGATCAGCCTCGACGGAAACACGCAGATTCTTCAACAGCAGGTGGCCCTTCTGACCAAACAGCTGGACGAGCGGCTCAATCAAACCGCCCAGATCAGTCAGGAGGCCAACAAACAGATCGGCCAGAGGCTCGACAACGCGGCGAAGGTCTTTGGCGACCTGCAGAACAAGCTGGGCAAGCTCGATGAGGCCAATCAGAAAATTTATAATGTTGGCAAGGACATCAGTTCGCTTCAGGAGATTTTAAAAAGACCCAAGGCCAGGGGGAGTCTGGGCGAATTTTTCCTCGCCGATCTTCTGGCCGAAATGCTCCCGCGTGACCGTTTCGATCTTCAATACCGGTTCAAGAGCAACGAGCAGGTCGATGCCGTCGTCCGGATCGGCGACAGGTTGCTACCGATCGACTCGAAATTTCCCCTCGAAAATTTCAGCCGCCTCGTTCTGGCTCCGACCGACGAGGAGCGGATCGCGCTTAAAAAACAGTTTATCGCCGATGTCAAAAAGCATGTCGACGCCATCGCCCGGAAATACATCCTTCCCGAGGAGGGAACGTTTGATTTTGCGTTCATGTACATTCCCGCGGAGAATGTATTTTATGAAGTCATCATCCGGGATGACGATTTGGGGGAGGCGCAATCGCTTCAGGAATATTCCCAGAAAAAAAGGGTGATCGCCGTTTCGCCCAACAGTTTCTACGCCTATCTCGGCGCGCTCATGTATGCGCTTCGCGGCGAGCGGATGCAGAAAAATGTCCACGAGATTATCGCGCAGATCCGGCACTTGGCCGTCGACATCATCAAATTCCGGGAGGATTTCGACAAGATCGGCCATCATCTGACCAATGTGCGGGGAAGCTATGAAGCCTCTGAAAAGAGATTGAACCGGTATCAGGAGCGGTTGGAGAAGGTGCATGAGACGGAGACTTTGCTTGAGGAGCAAAGACCGGTAAAGCTGGTTCAATCATGA
- the sdhB gene encoding succinate dehydrogenase iron-sulfur subunit, with the protein MMNKIYLKIRRRDRPEADSYWEDFQVVAEPGMNVIAGLMEIQKNPVNARGEGTTPVVWEEGCLEEGCGSCTMIINGEVRPACSALLGALSQPVRIEPLSKFPVVRDLVVDRSKMFEALKKVKGWIPIDGTHSMGAAPAVRFSGADRLKLFELAQCTSCGACLEVCPQYHEKSPFIGAAAISQVRRFDGHPTGAMQKGVRLEALMGEGGLDDCGNAQNCVKACPVDIPLTESIAEMGREVTRYAFGKLFGM; encoded by the coding sequence ATGATGAATAAAATCTATCTCAAAATCAGGCGGCGGGACCGCCCCGAGGCCGATTCGTATTGGGAGGATTTTCAAGTTGTTGCGGAACCGGGCATGAATGTGATTGCGGGTCTCATGGAAATTCAAAAAAATCCGGTGAACGCGAGAGGGGAGGGAACCACCCCGGTTGTCTGGGAGGAAGGCTGTCTGGAGGAGGGGTGCGGATCGTGCACGATGATCATCAACGGGGAGGTCCGCCCCGCCTGTTCGGCGTTGCTCGGGGCTTTAAGCCAGCCGGTCCGGATTGAGCCGCTTTCCAAATTTCCCGTTGTCCGCGATCTGGTTGTCGACCGGTCCAAAATGTTTGAGGCGCTCAAAAAAGTAAAGGGGTGGATTCCGATCGACGGCACCCATAGCATGGGTGCCGCTCCTGCAGTCCGATTCTCCGGGGCCGATCGGCTAAAGCTCTTCGAGCTGGCGCAATGCACCTCCTGCGGCGCCTGCCTGGAGGTCTGTCCCCAGTATCACGAAAAATCGCCGTTCATCGGCGCCGCCGCAATCAGTCAGGTGCGGCGGTTCGACGGGCATCCCACCGGAGCGATGCAGAAGGGGGTGAGGTTGGAGGCTTTGATGGGGGAGGGGGGGTTGGATGACTGCGGCAACGCGCAAAATTGCGTGAAGGCCTGTCCGGTGGACATTCCGCTCACCGAGTCGATCGCCGAGATGGGGAGGGAGGTGACGAGATATGCCTTCGGAAAATTATTTGGTATGTAG
- the sdhA gene encoding succinate dehydrogenase (quinone) flavoprotein subunit: MKKPKIIIVGGGIAGLMAAIRIAERGFPVRIFSPIPVRRAGSGLSHEGINAAVNSKGDGDSPEVHFEETVTAGGFLANQEPLRQMCFKGPEIVSLFDRMGVPFNRTPEGWIDFRRVGEGKYHRTAFAAGATGSAGATGGASATGRQLLYALDEQARRYESEGLIEKFEGWEFLSIVKDGWDICRGIVAIHLSGMEIKAFPANAVIVATGGPLGIFANTAGSALDCGAYASSLYQQGAWYANGEFIQTHPTAIPGRDKFRPIPESARFEGGRFFVPRDGQPFYFMEEWHSAHGNSAPRDLLCRSIHKVVYEMGLGPKGERAVYLDLTYLPREIFEKKLKGVVEYCKKFAGRDPREVPIKIFPAVCTSMGGLWVDDDQMSNIPGLFSAGECDYQYHGAEALEGNTLLSAGYGGMKTGDAVVTYVEGLEAGADSVDAPVFSAEAKRQWAINQEILDRTGNENAHQIRRELGEWMRENVSIVRTNDRLKKTDEKIRELLQRLQKAPPADRSSWMNPELIFSRRLYNMLELARVITLSAFLRNESRGAHYKPEFPERDDRNYLKTTKASWSASGGGPKIEYEDVMLKYLKPKARLLDAVRKAG; encoded by the coding sequence ATGAAAAAACCCAAGATAATTATTGTCGGCGGCGGAATTGCGGGGCTTATGGCCGCCATCAGAATTGCCGAGAGGGGGTTTCCGGTCCGGATTTTTTCCCCCATTCCGGTCAGGCGTGCGGGATCGGGCTTAAGCCACGAGGGAATCAACGCGGCGGTGAACAGCAAGGGGGATGGCGATTCGCCGGAAGTCCACTTTGAAGAGACCGTCACCGCCGGGGGCTTTTTGGCCAACCAGGAGCCTCTGCGTCAGATGTGCTTTAAGGGGCCGGAGATTGTCTCGTTATTCGATCGGATGGGGGTGCCGTTCAACCGGACGCCGGAGGGATGGATCGATTTTCGCCGTGTAGGAGAAGGAAAATATCACCGGACGGCATTCGCGGCCGGAGCCACCGGCAGTGCCGGAGCCACTGGCGGGGCCAGCGCCACCGGCCGGCAACTTCTTTACGCCCTCGATGAGCAGGCGCGCCGTTATGAATCCGAAGGGCTGATTGAAAAATTCGAGGGGTGGGAATTTTTATCCATCGTCAAGGATGGTTGGGATATCTGCCGGGGGATTGTCGCCATCCACCTATCCGGCATGGAGATCAAGGCCTTCCCCGCGAATGCCGTGATTGTTGCTACCGGCGGGCCGCTGGGGATTTTTGCCAACACGGCAGGATCGGCTTTGGACTGCGGCGCCTACGCCTCCTCTCTCTACCAGCAGGGGGCCTGGTACGCAAACGGCGAGTTCATTCAAACGCATCCCACCGCCATCCCGGGCCGGGACAAATTCCGTCCCATTCCCGAATCGGCCCGGTTTGAGGGGGGGCGTTTCTTTGTCCCCCGCGACGGACAGCCGTTTTATTTCATGGAGGAGTGGCATTCCGCCCATGGAAATTCGGCCCCGCGAGATCTTTTATGTCGTTCCATTCATAAGGTAGTTTATGAGATGGGGCTTGGGCCAAAGGGGGAGAGGGCGGTTTATCTTGACCTCACCTACCTTCCCCGGGAAATTTTTGAAAAGAAACTCAAAGGGGTCGTTGAATATTGCAAGAAATTCGCCGGGCGCGACCCCAGAGAGGTTCCGATAAAAATTTTTCCCGCCGTCTGCACCTCGATGGGGGGGCTGTGGGTGGATGACGACCAGATGTCCAACATTCCCGGCCTCTTTTCCGCCGGGGAGTGCGATTACCAGTATCACGGGGCCGAAGCCCTTGAAGGCAACACCCTCTTGTCCGCCGGTTATGGGGGGATGAAGACGGGGGATGCGGTTGTCACGTATGTCGAAGGGCTTGAAGCGGGGGCCGATTCGGTTGATGCCCCCGTTTTTTCCGCGGAGGCGAAGAGGCAGTGGGCGATCAATCAGGAGATTCTCGACCGCACCGGGAATGAAAATGCGCATCAGATCCGCCGGGAGCTGGGAGAATGGATGCGGGAGAATGTTTCCATCGTCCGAACCAACGATCGGCTCAAAAAAACCGATGAAAAGATCCGCGAGCTTTTGCAGAGGTTGCAAAAGGCGCCGCCCGCCGACCGGAGTTCCTGGATGAACCCCGAATTGATTTTTTCGCGCCGTCTTTACAACATGCTGGAACTAGCCCGCGTCATCACCTTAAGCGCCTTCCTTCGCAACGAATCGCGCGGTGCCCATTACAAGCCGGAATTTCCCGAACGGGATGACCGGAATTATTTAAAGACGACAAAGGCAAGCTGGTCCGCCTCGGGCGGAGGGCCGAAGATCGAATATGAGGATGTGATGCTCAAGTATTTGAAACCGAAGGCCAGACTGTTGGATGCTGTGAGGAAGGCGGGATGA
- a CDS encoding VCBS repeat-containing protein, whose protein sequence is MAEEEKQGYNKNIVRKILFILLFLALGEGMESGRVWAEGVTTSPGDFLTPYGIDLPKWMATFDCAPVQRPRTKGGKTLLTPDSICYASVSDWPADPGATGQTATGITLPSGPTLHENGKTTNTLKKGEPAFDTDIVLDSLLTNGIVGHFDSDVFPDRLIVNYNNPEDPVFAVILKVLGSDGLGGKGPSSSFGGTESGGNMRPLGGDSVLYKDLNEDGLGDLTLVLSATGPDQTVVKIVTFLSKLNGSFFSSPRTLAKTWGAGSGPPSFDLGTLAVADFDQDRSADMALLLRVGSSGQGRVFLVYGEGDGTGDRKDFDIGKVDYLLPDHTNPSAIRAGDFDLDGRPDLAVLLEGPMSPGVQILYNEPNNTLSPGPLLTRTNFPAVTRPHGLAVGDINFDLRPDVVFGEGLSPPGEKNRVYYAFNRHGSPTGGPEFSPVQSMEIGGFVRDIALYNIDACGNKDVMVLMQPTTETTRLAVFPTKIDLGVTMEKETYEATAGTPVVLSATAQTRFKLVTPAFRWGQIDGPAEGRFLNSTGNSATFIPPVAGTYQIGVGVSAKPAREKYGETSIGCPSPKAKGVVTVVAAEGTGDTAGGLTETAVFSSAGQAVLPGSRACFYCGVPKTGISECLVEQVEGLAVDVECTGPICCFDVPDENGETISFEVSAVGKDGSITPFSNPGTESLEADETALLALEADESEEETETGDTMSFLIDEDASLTDVTAEIADYTEEVFSGGETSYSLTGACASSVEGVELSALWYSEDEDDLVVEDPSATSTSYVKLLKGSTGLSLLCTASDGTTDSTLISEPKTVTITGVVNSVGGGGGCSLAQNGEGMAGGVVMAIFVLGLFIFRRLSARSVRLALLLAILLCLNLAGSFYSLGADENSMAAPGSGGFGGLGSCSPFSGFNGSTFGGSVTDDDSTAEEEGSGGEFSDGPVDIPVSIAKGMEPVDATLIEGINRIGGGGATLVRPKHATTGRLIIRLHDFATEPDTAVIAANTADTSKTVTIVADANGGGDIDVSSIGDEGDTFAVQTFLNDEGSAPIFITIQQATSFGTSFSNPITNIADAIDEEVDFAPNPDPNFGHAGQTTFTTVDGNGNQTMGIINTEGGLPLKLAVDSTVTIFNSQQWFSDGSAFVYVADNLMVHEFFPDTGTDFIVESLTGDAVHGQVLGREVMVCKDDNTIIQFEKRGSGEAFVIRRYLSETGVLGTGMGHSIANATILSAACSYDSSFAIVFVEEEDLNRAYRFDTATMVNPTVLFETGRPFRKPRMLRDDSGFAYLIDELGGVRQIHHYDLATRIDIALTADPDYANKSPTIPITNDMVIYDKELPEGTQLFAVNLSEPQVETQLTFGEPHFKPVASDLENIITCQHYVHGVTQVTVIPLDFFDL, encoded by the coding sequence ATGGCAGAAGAGGAGAAACAGGGCTATAATAAAAATATCGTGAGGAAGATATTATTCATCCTCCTTTTCCTCGCCTTGGGGGAAGGGATGGAAAGCGGACGTGTGTGGGCGGAGGGGGTAACAACCTCTCCCGGTGATTTTCTCACCCCTTATGGCATCGATCTCCCCAAGTGGATGGCCACATTCGATTGCGCCCCTGTCCAGCGTCCCCGCACCAAGGGCGGAAAAACCCTCCTCACCCCCGATTCCATCTGTTACGCCTCCGTGTCCGACTGGCCTGCCGACCCGGGCGCCACGGGGCAAACCGCTACCGGCATTACTTTGCCATCCGGACCGACGCTCCACGAAAACGGCAAAACCACCAACACACTAAAAAAAGGGGAACCGGCCTTCGATACCGATATTGTCCTTGACTCGCTTTTAACCAACGGGATTGTCGGCCACTTCGACAGCGACGTCTTTCCCGACCGTCTGATCGTCAATTACAACAATCCGGAGGATCCCGTCTTTGCGGTCATTTTGAAGGTGTTAGGTAGCGACGGGTTGGGCGGCAAGGGCCCCTCGTCGTCCTTCGGGGGCACGGAAAGCGGCGGCAATATGCGTCCGCTGGGGGGCGACAGTGTTCTTTACAAGGATCTCAACGAAGACGGCCTTGGCGATTTAACTCTCGTCCTCTCCGCGACAGGGCCCGATCAAACAGTGGTTAAAATTGTCACTTTCCTTTCGAAATTGAACGGCAGTTTTTTTTCTTCACCAAGAACCCTTGCAAAGACATGGGGGGCCGGTTCGGGACCTCCGTCATTCGATCTCGGCACGCTGGCCGTTGCCGATTTCGATCAGGACCGTTCCGCCGATATGGCGCTCCTCCTCCGCGTCGGTTCTTCCGGGCAAGGACGCGTCTTTCTTGTCTATGGCGAGGGGGATGGAACCGGCGACCGGAAAGACTTTGATATCGGCAAGGTCGATTATCTGTTGCCCGACCACACCAATCCCTCGGCCATCAGGGCAGGCGATTTCGATTTGGACGGCCGCCCCGATTTGGCGGTTCTGCTGGAGGGGCCGATGAGTCCGGGGGTGCAAATTCTTTACAACGAACCGAATAACACCTTAAGTCCGGGGCCTCTGTTGACACGGACCAACTTCCCGGCCGTAACCCGACCGCACGGTCTGGCCGTGGGGGATATCAATTTTGACTTGAGGCCGGATGTCGTCTTCGGCGAAGGCCTGTCGCCGCCGGGAGAAAAAAACCGCGTTTATTACGCGTTTAACCGCCACGGATCGCCGACCGGCGGGCCGGAATTTTCACCGGTTCAATCGATGGAAATCGGCGGGTTCGTCAGGGATATCGCCCTTTATAATATCGATGCCTGCGGTAACAAGGACGTGATGGTCCTCATGCAACCAACCACCGAGACGACGCGGCTTGCCGTTTTCCCGACAAAAATCGATCTCGGCGTCACGATGGAAAAAGAGACCTACGAGGCAACCGCCGGAACGCCGGTTGTTTTGAGCGCCACGGCGCAAACCCGTTTCAAGCTGGTTACGCCGGCGTTTCGATGGGGACAGATCGACGGACCTGCCGAGGGGCGTTTTTTGAACAGCACCGGAAACAGCGCCACCTTTATCCCTCCGGTGGCCGGTACCTACCAGATTGGGGTCGGCGTCTCGGCCAAACCGGCGAGAGAAAAATATGGCGAGACATCCATCGGCTGTCCGTCCCCCAAGGCAAAAGGAGTCGTCACCGTTGTTGCCGCCGAAGGTACGGGAGACACGGCCGGTGGTTTGACGGAAACAGCGGTTTTCAGCTCTGCCGGACAGGCGGTCCTCCCCGGTTCAAGGGCCTGTTTCTATTGCGGGGTCCCAAAAACAGGCATCAGTGAATGTCTTGTGGAACAGGTGGAAGGGCTGGCGGTGGATGTGGAATGCACCGGCCCCATCTGTTGTTTCGATGTCCCGGATGAAAACGGCGAAACGATCTCTTTTGAGGTCAGCGCCGTGGGAAAGGACGGATCGATAACCCCCTTCTCCAACCCCGGAACCGAATCGCTTGAGGCGGATGAGACGGCGCTTTTGGCCCTTGAGGCGGACGAAAGCGAGGAGGAAACCGAAACAGGGGATACGATGAGTTTCCTGATCGACGAGGATGCCTCCCTGACCGACGTCACCGCCGAGATTGCCGATTACACCGAAGAGGTGTTTTCCGGAGGCGAAACGAGTTATTCGCTCACCGGCGCCTGTGCCAGCAGTGTTGAAGGGGTTGAACTTTCCGCGCTCTGGTACTCCGAGGATGAAGACGATCTGGTGGTGGAGGACCCCTCTGCAACATCGACCTCGTATGTCAAACTGCTGAAAGGATCGACCGGCTTAAGCCTCCTTTGCACCGCCTCCGATGGAACCACCGACAGCACGCTCATCAGCGAGCCGAAAACGGTGACGATTACCGGCGTGGTAAATTCGGTCGGGGGGGGAGGGGGATGCTCGCTTGCGCAAAACGGCGAGGGGATGGCAGGCGGTGTTGTCATGGCGATTTTTGTTTTGGGGCTTTTCATTTTCAGGCGCCTGTCCGCCCGATCGGTCCGATTGGCCCTTCTGCTGGCAATCCTCCTCTGCCTCAACCTGGCCGGGTCGTTTTACAGTCTGGGGGCCGATGAAAATTCGATGGCGGCCCCGGGGTCCGGCGGCTTTGGGGGGCTCGGTTCCTGCTCCCCCTTCAGCGGTTTTAACGGGAGTACCTTCGGCGGGAGCGTCACGGACGATGACTCGACCGCTGAAGAAGAAGGGAGCGGAGGGGAATTTTCGGACGGACCGGTTGACATCCCTGTCTCCATCGCCAAGGGGATGGAACCGGTCGATGCCACCCTGATCGAGGGGATCAACCGGATCGGCGGGGGGGGAGCGACGCTGGTCAGACCCAAACATGCAACGACCGGAAGGCTTATCATCAGACTGCACGACTTCGCTACCGAGCCGGACACCGCCGTCATCGCCGCCAACACCGCTGACACATCCAAAACCGTGACGATTGTGGCGGACGCAAACGGCGGCGGCGACATCGATGTGAGTTCTATCGGCGACGAGGGAGACACCTTCGCGGTTCAGACTTTTTTAAATGACGAAGGGAGCGCCCCGATTTTTATCACGATTCAGCAGGCCACCAGCTTCGGCACCTCCTTTTCCAACCCGATCACCAACATTGCCGACGCCATCGACGAGGAGGTCGATTTTGCCCCCAACCCGGACCCCAACTTCGGCCACGCGGGGCAGACGACTTTTACCACCGTCGATGGGAACGGCAATCAAACGATGGGAATCATCAATACAGAGGGGGGACTCCCTTTAAAACTTGCTGTTGACTCCACGGTGACAATCTTCAACAGCCAGCAGTGGTTCTCCGACGGGAGCGCTTTTGTGTATGTGGCGGACAACCTGATGGTCCACGAATTTTTCCCGGATACGGGAACCGATTTCATCGTCGAGTCTTTAACCGGCGATGCGGTCCACGGCCAGGTGCTTGGCCGCGAAGTTATGGTCTGCAAGGACGACAATACCATCATCCAGTTTGAAAAAAGGGGAAGCGGAGAGGCCTTTGTCATCCGGCGGTATTTGAGCGAAACGGGCGTATTGGGCACGGGAATGGGGCATTCAATTGCAAACGCCACCATCCTTTCGGCCGCCTGTTCCTACGACTCGTCGTTTGCCATCGTCTTTGTCGAAGAGGAAGACCTGAACCGGGCCTATCGGTTTGATACCGCCACCATGGTGAACCCAACCGTGCTTTTTGAAACAGGGCGTCCGTTTCGCAAGCCCCGCATGCTCCGGGACGATTCGGGATTTGCCTACCTGATTGACGAGCTGGGAGGGGTCCGGCAGATCCATCACTACGATCTGGCGACGCGGATCGACATAGCCTTAACCGCCGATCCCGACTATGCCAATAAATCCCCCACAATCCCGATAACCAATGACATGGTCATTTATGACAAGGAGCTTCCGGAAGGGACGCAACTTTTTGCCGTCAATCTCTCTGAACCGCAGGTGGAGACCCAGCTGACTTTTGGGGAACCGCATTTTAAGCCGGTCGCCTCGGACCTTGAAAACATCATCACATGTCAGCACTATGTCCACGGCGTCACTCAAGTAACGGTCATCCCGCTCGACTTCTTCGATTTATAA